Proteins from a single region of Neodiprion virginianus isolate iyNeoVirg1 chromosome 4, iyNeoVirg1.1, whole genome shotgun sequence:
- the LOC124303751 gene encoding uncharacterized protein LOC124303751 isoform X1, whose translation MNKNARLIFRLCVTVGNLRNSASSAARALYTQNSSLCLASDLKDHRYTLPVIKNEDNDVILQALSMARTKAELLEIIKTYSSSLKFEHSLKAFKIFDTIHRQNAMVDTSLIPKMDIHELCKVLSNDVKSLSGDDAVLVLRVLRYFNVPSSSFISQSLTEHIKKFLHTISFQRLIEFDTQLGNFESSPLSEALKIAVPIILETRLKNKMLNTNDMHDLTVALNFMHKNSITDRKIMQFIIDSICKQGQNMTVSQATEIFKTLSNLKYLPHNYQEVVQNVQQVFTDNMKQLSYFKIVNILNRMYKAIVIRPNMKFYNEELLDACGNAAIARNMEFSKGVKILNQLCYLGHMHVPLMDYLIAEYFQNPGVLLKCSKKIVMCFVISLASFNYKPMFWKSMQPTILEIVHKDQVKSTKLLEFAVNLAVFDCFEPNMIDKLFSENFLESELSRNKYRTHWNVLLLYQSVQTLCLIPVKKSPPRRILEDAIKANEATNKNSSLLPALEKAMGGSQYVICNLKTKLGHYIDHIVIMRKGGYAVALNLPPEETNECKPITYIEELSLPSESQVVIVKALPARAYTNNSQCLKGSWTLLLRTLEKQTGHAVISINLAIWNDLKEHEKIPHLMQAIRLKCDYLSEAANVS comes from the exons atgaataaaaatgcgaGACTCATATTTCGACTTTGTGTCACTGTCGGTAACCTCAGAAACTCTGCGTCAAGTGCAGCACGGGCACTGTACACCCAAAATTCGTCGCTTTGTCTCGCTTCGGATTTAAAAG ATCACAGGTATACCTTGCCGGTGATTAAAAATGAGGATAACGACGTTATTCTCCAGGCTTTATCGATGGCACGAACAAAGGCCGAGTTATTAGAAATAATCAAGACGTATAGCTCGTCGTTAAAGTTTGAGCATTCACTGAAAGCTTTCAAGATATTCGATACTATCCACAGACAGAACGCCATGGTAGATACTTCGCTAATACCAAAGATGGACATCCATGAGCTCTGCAAGGTTCTATCGAATGATGTAAAATCGTTGAGTGGAGACGATGCTGTACTCGTGTTAAGAGTTTTACGATATTTCAACGTTCCATCGAGCAGTTTTATCTCACAGTCTCTAACCGAGcacatcaaaaaatttttacataccATATCTTTTCAACGCCTTATCGAATTTGATACTCAGTTGGGTAATTTTGAAAGCAGTCCTTTATCAGAAGCGCTCAAGATCGCAGTGCCAATAATTTTGGAAACTagactaaaaaataaaatgctaAATACGAACGATATGCATGATTTAACAGTTGCGTTAAATTTCATGCACAAAAACTCCATTACCGATCGTAAAATAATGCAATTTATCATAGATTCGATATGCAAGCAAGGACAAAACATGACTGTATCACAAGCGAcggaaatattcaaaactttatccaatttgaaatatttaccaCATAATTATCAAGAAGTAGTGCAAAACGTGCAGCAAGTTTTTACAGATAACATGAAACAACTTTCGTActtcaaaattgtaaatatattgaaCAGGATGTATAAGGCTATAGTTATTAGgccaaatatgaaattttataatgaaGAACTTCTAGACGCTTGTGGAAATGCAGCGATTGCTAGAAATATGGAATTTTCAAAAGGTGTTAAGATATTGAATCAATTGTGCTATTTAGGCCACATGCACGTACCATTGATGGATTATCTCATagctgaatattttcaaaacccAGGGGTTTTGCTTAAAtgtagcaaaaaaattgtcatgtGTTTTGTGATATCCCTGGCTTCTTTCAACTATAAACCGATGTTTTGGAAAAGTATGCAACCAACCATATTGGAGATCGTACACAAAGATCAAGTTAAATCAACAAAACTTCTAGAATTTGCCGTCAACTTAGCAGTGTTTGATTGCTTTGAACCAAATATGATAGATAAACTGTTCAGTGAAAATTTCCTTGAATCTGAACTCTCGAGAAACAAATATAGGACGCACTGGAATGTATTGTTATTGTATCAAAGTGTTCAGACCCTTTGTTTAATCCCAGTTAAGAAGTCTCCACCTAGACGTATCCTCGAAGATGCAATAAAAGCCAACGAAGCCACGAACAAAAATTCTTCTCTATTACCAGCTTTAGAGAAAGCCATGGGTGGCTCGCAGTATGTTATATGTAACTTGAAGACCAAACTTGGGCATTATATTG ATCATATCGTTATAATGAGAAAAGGTGGATACGCTGTTGCGCTGAATTTACCGCCTGAAGAAACGAATGAATGCAAGCCCATAACGTACATAGAAGAACTTTCACTGCCTTCTGAAAGCCAAGT CGTTATAGTGAAAGCATTGCCTGCCAGGGCGTACACAAATAATTCTCAATGCCTGAAAGGCTCTTGGACATTGCTATTGAGAACTTTAGAAAAACAAACTGGACACGCGGTTATTTCGATAAATTTAGCGATATGGAATGACCTCAAGGAGCACGAAAAAATTCCACATCTCATGCAAGCTATTCGCCTAAAGTGTGACTATCTATCGGAGGCTGCAAATGTATCATAA
- the LOC124303750 gene encoding proteasome activator complex subunit 4-like, protein MDEDTMDNDFGDELTIDSSTGSLGFQPQKEIFCNKLLPYANIIDAEAQTRFSEIKANLGRAILLREVRFGCSLWTARLCKYIKIYGMKFSKEDHILLVKLMYELITIPNLEPHKVAEFGATLIILLKKKELISPEELELPWKPLYDLTYRIMATGETALGMYRYFSSIESTLDVLVHAAKVYFPVTATQEILDKLRPCLYPLDSSMMATTMETLEWFLPLKLPPKYHSIGHQLWFEEFMSLWEVCHNAPTWEYEIMWLMSRLATSNIGYIDWEPYVPLMFTRFIRYLNLPVTYKHMQSSKHHKMDTSSIAIWIVSVLGHRSCAQDYLTKFLKTIESYIHPANYGQWHSKLRELLSKLPLHFILRLHRERYGKQTWEEPVPESFKLTDEDVDRFVLSIKPLAMTAMFGKMGGIDAGQALQYLATMRPKLIIPDVLERLYSVLDSLTEPHKLTASMNCVVAVARPLVQGLRNYNTGYEYGEGPSQVLPLLFSTLPGIDPNDARKSFLTFRLISVFAGIIPIVDSSRVPDPISEEDRLICESTSRFEDFVLQFLDKVFSLIDSSSLEFVRLESHGGDGKSKLESLFENALAGGCTGLLGQTSDAIFDCALRKLRSLATERILETQVAGRLAAVLCRSFSRGNGQQTLRVLLPPLVRNILDAVGQSDDIAKEENLDNQLLYSMQLLAETLDTRGNYLLPYIDVLIEVLDKTLYLKSREGNQTASRLLKILLLSLSTVTPVDFKSSVGDYNDPEYMSIKDWGQAVDNKDLNVKWYVPGVDEVAAIKKIFSKYLPPVLEKIKRFTGDKNTLTREELLTNLNIMSAILIGCEAFLPVWSEPHIEPVESALEWTSFTPELGIQGELLMPDGSNVRRHIVNIMRDLQSNILRDGEDDIKSLFVVIEIWGSLLLGRMRIGEDHEVRRKNFMIGKKVIEDKLKGKQRHMRTLMVQRAAMQHEIRILESVVCLTETHKSIMLELFILGTSRYGEVRSRAQSRLFTALQYFPCSYELIVPEIVKILGKDSEEHHEAFKGVLYILLGPKQAPIITKRNWILLNTLWPALVLSKPSEKLSVIRLKEKLADTVRKLFPTISIEIEIPSRCIEAAKLLWDNYPKPSLLQPTEIEIEKGVESLKNLGKINVEYYNSLLDKLLKAIIEQSLHWRHRLMAISLIRDLVHPDQIYPAKIVRFFLSSLIHESLEERKIAIKAMLFIFKQQKRKHPKVTIDRSRFENQGECQKLSPGKRPDNAWLQYNYETRPLTSEQWEEQRFMHRAWVGYYTWPKEVKVYAPSSQQPSLDPNIRVLTDEEKEIDIFFNDPSNISKLIGYFSLEERKGKDKFDGYRFVLFKGLFRNHGDVHLKHFLPHLKRLVAEKQESSQRCAAEIVAGLIRGAKHWTFPMTKKMWEDLLPIVRTALSNLTVETVTDWGICFATAQESRDPNRQHWLLECLMEEPPLGESEASFVECGRLYALQGALSQQSWRVSELQNRLLVRLEDRLLANPFQNVRERLGSLLATIFDSDLMFPDACQRTNSPILVQEFMDKVMPRLQMLAQDPATPSIKRAEPTELSSLVNQVNLNELSKDPKNEEREGAARLLKTLCKWLIGSIVRSQYGALPAHYQLFPIVCQLENSEVDEELSRTCTSTLAVLAQAFTLPQHIPTALDTVDKISASTSWWTRATCLEFLQVLIFHNMSILLSNPLWVGQVRRLVLCLLEDERLEVREKAGQVLGGLLHCTFIPDQEILLKDLKIKAKTKLRQKKKQQSNDATTNHDRSAEAASIRVRHAGVLGLCAFINAHPYDVPPFLPSIFEELGPHLNDPQPIPATIRKTLGDFKRTHYDGWSGENGHQQRFTEEQLAVLQDLVVPPTYFA, encoded by the exons ATGGACGAGGACACAATGGACAATGATTTTGGGGACGAGTTAACCATCGACTCGTCCACTGGAAGTTTGGGGTTTCAACCTCAGAAAGAGATATTTTGCAACAAACTTTTACCTTATGCTAATATCATCGATGCCGAAGCCCAAACTCGGTTTTCAGAGATCAAAGCCAATCTTGGGCGAGCGATATTGTTGCGAGAGGTTCGATTTGGCTGTAGCCTCTGGACCGCGAGATTATGCAA GTACATCAAGATCTATGGGATGAAGTTTTCCAAGGAAGATCATATTCTCCTAGTAAAACTGATGTACGAGTTGATAACCATCCCTAACTTGGAGCCTCATAAGGTTGCTGAATTTGGAGCAACGCTGATAATATTGCTGAA AAAGAAGGAATTAATCTCTCCAGAGGAGTTGGAGCTGCCGTGGAAACCGCTTTATGACTTGACATATCGCATCATGGCTACAGGAGAAACGGCCCTTGGGATGtaccgatatttttcatccatcgAATCAACCCTTGATGTTCTGGTTCATGCGGCCAAAGTCTACTTCCCTGTGACAGCGACCCAAGAAATACTGGACAAACTTAGACCGTGCCTCTATCCTCTCGATTCTTCTATGATGGCAACGACGATGGAAACCTTGGAATGGTTTTTGCCACTGAAGTTACCGCCAAAGTATCACTCGATAGGGCATCAGTTGTGGTTTGAAGAGTTCATGAGCCTGTGGGAAGTTTGTCACAATGCGCCAACCTGGGAATACGAAATAATGTGGCTTATGTCCAGGCTTGCTACTAGCAATATCGGATACATTGATTGGGAGCCATACGTTCCCCTCATGTTTACAAGATTTATTCGCTACTTGAACTTGCCAGTCACATACAAGCACATGCAAAGCAGTAAACATCACAAAATGGATACATCGTCCATCGCTATATGGATCGTCTCAGTGCTG GGTCACAGATCATGCGCGCAAGACTATTTAActaagtttttgaaaacaatagAGAGCTATATTCACCCCGCTAATTATGGCCAATGGCACTCGAAGTTGCGGGAATTGCTCAGTAAACTTCCTCTGCATTTCATCTTACGCCTCCACAG GGAACGCTATGGCAAGCAGACATGGGAAGAACCTGTACCTGAATCATTCAAGCTTACCGACGAAGATGTTGATCGATTTGTTTTGAGTATAAAACCGCTTGCTATGACAGCAATGTTTGGAAAAATGGGTGGTATTGACGCCGGTCAGGCTCTACAATATTTGGCTACCATGCGGCCTAAGTTAATCATTCCAGATGTCCTAGAGCGGTTGTACTCTGTACTGGATTCACTCACGGAACCACACAAATTAACGGCATCCATGAACTGTGTTGTGGCAGTAGCTCGGCCGCTAGTTCAAGGCCTGAGAAATTACAACACAG GTTACGAATATGGAGAGGGGCCATCCCAAGTTTTACCTCTCCTGTTCTCAACTCTGCCTGGTATAGATCCTAACGACGCGAGAAAATCATTTCTCACATTTCGATTGATATCTGTATTCGCCGGGATAATTCCGATAGTGGATTCGTCAAGAGTGCCAGATCCTATCAGTGAAGAGGATAGATTGATCTGCGAGTCAACATCGCGTTTTGAAGATTTTGTTCTTCAGTTTTTAGACAAAGTCTTCAGCCTGATAGATTCGAGCTCTCTAGAATTTGTGAGGCTTGAGAGTCATGGCGGGGATGGAAAGAGCAAGCTTGAATCATTGTTTGAAAATGCCTTAGCTGGCGGCTGTACTGGTCTTCTTGGCCAAACTAGCGATGCTATTTTCGATTGTGCCTTACGAAAACTTCGTTCCCTTGCTACCGAACGTATTTTAGAAACTCAGGTTGCCGGCCGACTGGCAGCCGTTCTTTGCCGCTCATTTTCTCGTGGTAATGGACAGCAAACGCTGCGGGTACTTCTTCCACCTCTGGTTAGGAACATATTGGATGCAGTCGGACAAAGCGACGATATTGCCAAGGAGGAAAATTTAGATAATCAGCTTTTGTACAGTATGCAACTACTTGCCGAAACTCTTGATACGAGGGGAAACTATCTACTACCTTACATCGACGTACTGATCGAAGTTCTTGACAAGACGTTATACTTGAAATCCAGGGAAGGAAATCAGACCGCTTCTCGActtttgaagatacttcttCTGTCTTTGTCGACGGTTACACCTGTTGATTTTAAGTCGTCTGTTGGGGATTACAATGATCCTGAATATATGTCAATTAAGGACTGGGGACAGGCGGTAGATAACAAAGATCTCAATGTCAAATGGTATGTACCTGGAGTAGATGAAGTGGcagcaattaaaaaaattttttcaaagtatctACCGCCTGTTCTGGAGAAGATAAAGCGTTTTACTGGAGATAAAAACACATTAACCAG AGAGGAGCTTTTGACAAATCTCAATATAATGAGTGCTATTCTCATCGGCTGTGAGGCATTTTTGCCAGTTTGGTCCGAACCTCACATTGAACCGGTGGAATCAGCCTTAGAGTGGACTTCTTTTACACCAGAACTCGGAATTCAAGGGGAACTGTTGATGCCAGATGGAAGTAACGTCAGGCGGCATATAGTGAATATCATGCGCGATTTGCAATCCAATATATTGAGGGATGGTGAAGATGATATAAAAAGTTTATTCGTTGTGATTGAG ATCTGGGGTTCTCTGCTGTTGGGGAGAATGCGAATAGGCGAAGATCACGAAGTGAGGCGAAAGAATTTCATGATTGGTAAAAAAGTAATAGAGGATAAACTGAAAGGGAAGCAAAGGCACATGAGAACATTGATGGTGCAACGTGCGGCGATGCAGCACGAAATTCGTATATTGGAAAGCGTGGTCTGTCTCACAGAAACGCACAAGTCCATTATGTTGGAACTATTCATATTGGGAACCAGCAGGTATGGAGAAGTCCGATCAAGGGCGCAGAGCCGACTATTTACCGCCTTGCAATATTTTCCGTGCTCATATGAGTTGATTGTTCCCGAGATAGTGAAAATATTGGGCAAAGACAGCGAAGAACATCATGAAGCATTCAAA GGGGTCTTATACATTTTGTTAGGTCCAAAGCAAGCTCCGATAATCACAAAACGAAATTGGATATTATTGAATACACTTTGGCCAGCGTTGGTCTTATCTAAACCTTCTGAAAAATTGTCTGTAATTcgtttgaaagaaaagttaGCGGACACGGTACGCAAGctttttccaacaatttctatagaaattgaaatacCATCAAGATGTATCGAGGCAGCAAAATTATTATGGGATAACTATCCTAAACCCAGTTTACTACAGCCGACCgaaattgaaatcgaaaaGGGAGTGGAGAGCTTAAAGaatttaggaaaaataaatgtagaATATTACAATAGTCTGTTGGACAAATTACTTAAAGCTATTATCGAACAAAGTCTCCATTGGAGGCACAGGCTGATGGCGATCAGTCTTATAAGGGACTTGGTTCATCCCGATCAGATATATCCTGCGAAAATAGTGCGCTTCTTTCTCAGCTCATTGATACACGAGTCTTtggaggagagaaaaatagcCATCAAAGCCatgcttttcattttcaaacaacagaagagaaaacaTCCAAAG gTAACGATAGATCGCTCCAGGTTCGAGAATCAAGGTGAGTGTCAAAAATTGAGCCCTGGGAAAAGGCCTGACAATGCTTGGCTTCAGTACAATTACGAAACCCGTCCTCTGACCTCTGAGCAGTGGGAAGAGCAGAGGTTCATGCACCGTGCATGGGTAGGATATTACACATGGCCAAAAGAGGTTAAAGTCTACGCTCCATCTTCTCAGCAGCCATCGTTAGACCCAAATATAAGAGTATTAACTGACGAGGAAAAGGAGATAGACATTTTCTTCAACGATCCGTCAAATATCTCAAAACTCATAGGATATTTTAGTttggaagaaagaaaggggAAAGACAAGTTCGACGGTTACCGTTTTGTCCTTTTCAAAGGCTTGTTCAGAAACCATGGGGATGTGCATCTTAAGCACTTTCTACCTCACCTGAAAAGGTTGGTAGCGGAGAAACAAGAGAGCAGCCAGCGATGTGCCGCAGAGATAGTTGCAGGTCTTATACGAGGCGCGAAGCACTGGACATTCccaatgacaaaaaaaatgtgggAAGACTTACTGCCTATTGTCAGAACGGCGCTCAGTAATTTGACCGTTGAAACTGTCACCGATTGGGGAATCTGCTTTGCCACTGCGCAGGAGAGTAGAGATCCTAATAGGCAACACTGGCTGTTAGAGTGTCTCATGGAAGAACCGCCACTGGGTGAATCTGAGGCATCATTCGTTGAGTGCGGAAGGTTGTACGCTTTGCAAGGGGCACTGAGCCAGCAGTCCTGGCGAGTTTCAGAGTTACAGAATCGCCTGCTCGTTCGTTTGGAGGACAGATTACTAGCAAATCCTTTCCAAAACGTTCGGGAACGTCTAGGATCTCTGTTAGCTACAATTTTTGACTCAGATCTCATGTTTCCGGATGCTTGTCAAAGAACAAATTCACCTATTCTCGTACAAGAATTTATGGACAAAGTAATGCCAAGACTACAAATGTTGGCTCAAGATCCTGCTACCCCAAGTATCAAGAGAGCAGAGCCTACCGAATTGTCTTCGCTGGTAAATCAAGTCAATCTGAACGAATTGTCCAAGGATCCGAAAAACGAGGAACGCGAGGGAGCGGCTAGATTGTTGAAGACTCTATGTAAATGGCTAATCGGCAGCATAGTTCGATCTCAGTACGGCGCGCTGCCAGCCCATTATCAACTCTTTCCAATAGTCTGTCAGCTAGAAAACAGCGAAGTTGACGAAGAATTGAGCAGAACCTGTACTAGCACGCTGGCTGTCTTAGCTCAGGCATTTACACTGCCCCAACACATTCCAACAGCTCTCGATACAGTTGATAAAATATCGGCAAGTACCTCGTGGTGGACCAGAGCGACATGTCTAGAGTTTTTACAAGTTTTAATATTCCACAATATGAGTATTCTACTTAGCAACCCATTGTGGGTCGGCCAAGTGCGCAGGCTCGTTCTTTGCCTGCTAGAAGACGAACGTCTTGAAGTACGTGAAAAAGCTGGTCAGGTACTTGGCGGGCTTCTGCATTGTACATTCATTCCAGACCAAGAGATTCTTTTG AAAGACCTTAAGATCAAAGCCAAGACAAAGTTAAggcagaagaagaaacaaCAGTCAAATGATGCAACCACGAACCACGATAGATCCGCGGAAGCCGCTTCTATCCGCGTTCGTCACGCTGGTGTTTTGGGACTGTGCGCATTCATCAATGCTCATCCCTATGACGTACCACCTTTCTTACCCTCGATATTTGAAGAGCTTGGACCTCATCTAAACGACCCTCAACCCATTCCC GCAACAATTCGAAAAACATTGGGCGACTTTAAGCGAACGCATTACGATGGATGGTCAGGTGAGAACGGACACCAACAACGCTTCACGGAAGAGCAACTAGCCGTTTTACAGGATCTTGTTGTCCCACCAACATATTTTGCTTGA
- the LOC124303751 gene encoding uncharacterized protein LOC124303751 isoform X2: MNKNARLIFRLCVTVGNLRNSASSAARALYTQNSSLCLASDLKDHRYTLPVIKNEDNDVILQALSMARTKAELLEIIKTYSSSLKFEHSLKAFKIFDTIHRQNAMVDTSLIPKMDIHELCKVLSNDVKSLSGDDAVLVLRVLRYFNVPSSSFISQSLTEHIKKFLHTISFQRLIEFDTQLGNFESSPLSEALKIAVPIILETRLKNKMLNTNDMHDLTVALNFMHKNSITDRKIMQFIIDSICKQGQNMTVSQATEIFKTLSNLKYLPHNYQEVVQNVQQVFTDNMKQLSYFKIVNILNRMYKAIVIRPNMKFYNEELLDACGNAAIARNMEFSKGVKILNQLCYLGHMHVPLMDYLIAEYFQNPGVLLKCSKKIVMCFVISLASFNYKPMFWKSMQPTILEIVHKDQVKSTKLLEFAVNLAVFDCFEPNMIDKLFSENFLESELSRNKYRTHWNVLLLYQSVQTLCLIPVKKSPPRRILEDAIKANEATNKNSSLLPALEKAMGGSQYVICNLKTKLGHYIVNSHFRSYRYNEKRWIRCCAEFTA, encoded by the exons atgaataaaaatgcgaGACTCATATTTCGACTTTGTGTCACTGTCGGTAACCTCAGAAACTCTGCGTCAAGTGCAGCACGGGCACTGTACACCCAAAATTCGTCGCTTTGTCTCGCTTCGGATTTAAAAG ATCACAGGTATACCTTGCCGGTGATTAAAAATGAGGATAACGACGTTATTCTCCAGGCTTTATCGATGGCACGAACAAAGGCCGAGTTATTAGAAATAATCAAGACGTATAGCTCGTCGTTAAAGTTTGAGCATTCACTGAAAGCTTTCAAGATATTCGATACTATCCACAGACAGAACGCCATGGTAGATACTTCGCTAATACCAAAGATGGACATCCATGAGCTCTGCAAGGTTCTATCGAATGATGTAAAATCGTTGAGTGGAGACGATGCTGTACTCGTGTTAAGAGTTTTACGATATTTCAACGTTCCATCGAGCAGTTTTATCTCACAGTCTCTAACCGAGcacatcaaaaaatttttacataccATATCTTTTCAACGCCTTATCGAATTTGATACTCAGTTGGGTAATTTTGAAAGCAGTCCTTTATCAGAAGCGCTCAAGATCGCAGTGCCAATAATTTTGGAAACTagactaaaaaataaaatgctaAATACGAACGATATGCATGATTTAACAGTTGCGTTAAATTTCATGCACAAAAACTCCATTACCGATCGTAAAATAATGCAATTTATCATAGATTCGATATGCAAGCAAGGACAAAACATGACTGTATCACAAGCGAcggaaatattcaaaactttatccaatttgaaatatttaccaCATAATTATCAAGAAGTAGTGCAAAACGTGCAGCAAGTTTTTACAGATAACATGAAACAACTTTCGTActtcaaaattgtaaatatattgaaCAGGATGTATAAGGCTATAGTTATTAGgccaaatatgaaattttataatgaaGAACTTCTAGACGCTTGTGGAAATGCAGCGATTGCTAGAAATATGGAATTTTCAAAAGGTGTTAAGATATTGAATCAATTGTGCTATTTAGGCCACATGCACGTACCATTGATGGATTATCTCATagctgaatattttcaaaacccAGGGGTTTTGCTTAAAtgtagcaaaaaaattgtcatgtGTTTTGTGATATCCCTGGCTTCTTTCAACTATAAACCGATGTTTTGGAAAAGTATGCAACCAACCATATTGGAGATCGTACACAAAGATCAAGTTAAATCAACAAAACTTCTAGAATTTGCCGTCAACTTAGCAGTGTTTGATTGCTTTGAACCAAATATGATAGATAAACTGTTCAGTGAAAATTTCCTTGAATCTGAACTCTCGAGAAACAAATATAGGACGCACTGGAATGTATTGTTATTGTATCAAAGTGTTCAGACCCTTTGTTTAATCCCAGTTAAGAAGTCTCCACCTAGACGTATCCTCGAAGATGCAATAAAAGCCAACGAAGCCACGAACAAAAATTCTTCTCTATTACCAGCTTTAGAGAAAGCCATGGGTGGCTCGCAGTATGTTATATGTAACTTGAAGACCAAACTTGGGCATTATATTG TCAATTCTCATTTCAGATCATATCGTTATAATGAGAAAAGGTGGATACGCTGTTGCGCTGAATTTACCGCCTGA